The following is a genomic window from Amaranthus tricolor cultivar Red isolate AtriRed21 chromosome 10, ASM2621246v1, whole genome shotgun sequence.
ctgtaAGGTTTAATCTGGGATTAACCTTTGTTCAGCATCATCCTTTACCCTCAAAACTTACCTGTAACAATGGCAGAAACAAACCCAAACCAACTCATAACCATGGAACAGATGGAACATATGTTAAAACTGTTTCAGCAACTAAACAAACCAAACACAAACCTAGAAACCATACCATCAGAATTAAAATTGGCCGAAAAGTTAAAttaccaaaattacacaacCTGGTGCAAAATGATGCAAATAGCCTTAGAGCGCAGAGGACGTCTCAGCCACATCATAGACGAACCTGCTAATATCACAGACCCTAATTACCAAACATGGAAGCAGAAGGATTCAATAGTCCTATCATGGATTATTTCAAACATTGATACAGATCTCATAAACCAGTTCTTAGATTATACCGTTGCAAGGGATCTATGGAAGGGGATCGAAATTCTATTGAACAGTGGAAGGGATGAACTCCAGATCTTTGATCTGAGTTCTCAAGCCAACAACATAAAGCAAGACAGAGACCCAATAGAGGTTTTTTATGGAAAATTGACCACGATTTGGAAGGAGATAGATCGAAGACAACCAAATCCCATGAAACATACTGAAGATATCACAATCTTCAATACCTTTATTCAAAAACAACGATTGTTTCAATTTCTGGCCGGAATCAATGATacatttgacaaagaaaagagGGATCTATTGAATCAAGACCCACTTCCAACGGTTGAAATTGCATATGCCACAATTAGGCGTGAAATCTCAAGGCGAGGAATTATGATCCAGGCTTCATCATCGGGAAAACATCCCTCAGAAATTGGGAGTGGGTTGGCCGTTAAACAATACCGGTCAGAAACATCATACCGGCGTGACAAGGAAGACAAAACTCACCTTAAGTGTAGCTACTGTGGAGGAAGCCGTCACACAAAGGATGGTTGTTTCAAGTTAAAAGGCTACCCGGAGTGGTGGGAGGAGCA
Proteins encoded in this region:
- the LOC130825160 gene encoding uncharacterized protein LOC130825160, whose translation is MAETNPNQLITMEQMEHMLKLFQQLNKPNTNLETIPSELKLAEKLNYQNYTTWCKMMQIALERRGRLSHIIDEPANITDPNYQTWKQKDSIVLSWIISNIDTDLINQFLDYTVARDLWKGIEILLNSGRDELQIFDLSSQANNIKQDRDPIEVFYGKLTTIWKEIDRRQPNPMKHTEDITIFNTFIQKQRLFQFLAGINDTFDKEKRDLLNQDPLPTVEIAYATIRREISRRGIMIQASSSGKHPSEIGSGLAVKQYRSETSYRRDKEDKTHLKCSYCGGSRHTKDGCFKLKGYPEWWEEHRQRRAATKAQLNQTGGKAHSVTGLPPITSTPTHCTETREGNNGVEGCPDREDYWSWY